Proteins from a single region of Pseudomonas quebecensis:
- the infB gene encoding translation initiation factor IF-2 has protein sequence MTQVTVKQLADEVKTPVERLLQQMREAGLPHTAADEGVSDSEKQSLLTHLKSSHKAKVEEPRKITLQRKTTSTLRVAGSKSISVEVRKKKVFVQRSPEEIEAERKRELEERRAVENAARQKAEEEAKRRAEEEARRQPAAAQPANTEAVAAPVEAVREAAPVAAAPAPAADARKRDEPRRPDKPRADDNNRRGGGGDGERKNAPHRASVKEKAPAPRVAPRTTDEESDGFRRGGRGKAKLKKRNAHGFQSPTGPVVREVKIGETITVGDLAQQMSVKAAEIIKFMFKLGTPATINQVLDQETAQLVAEELGHKVTLVSDTALEDSLAESLKFEGEAVSRAPVVTVMGHVDHGKTSLLDYIRRAKVAAGEAGGITQHIGAYHVETDRGMVTFLDTPGHAAFTAMRARGAKATDIVILVVAADDGVMPQTIEAVQHAKAAGVPLVVAVNKIDKPGADLDRIRSELSVHGVTSEEWGGDTPFVPVSAKMGTGVDELLEAVLLQAEVLELTATPSAPGRGVVVESRLDKGRGPVATVLVQDGTLRQGDMVLVGSNYGRVRAMLDENGKPIKEAGPAIPVEILGLDGTPDAGDEMSVVADEKKAREVALFRQGKFREVKLARAHAGKLENIFENMGQEEKKTLNIVLKSDVRGSLEALNGALNGLGNDEVQVRVVGGGVGGITESDANLALASNAVLFGFNVRADAGARKIVEQEGLDMRYYNVIYDIIEDVKKALTGMLGSDVRENILGIAEVRDVFRSPKFGAVAGCMVVEGTVYRNRPIRVLREDIVIFEGELESLRRFKDDASEVRAGMECGIAVKSYNDVKVGDKIEVFEKVQVARSL, from the coding sequence ATGACGCAAGTCACGGTGAAACAACTGGCCGATGAGGTCAAAACACCGGTAGAGCGCCTGTTGCAGCAGATGCGTGAGGCAGGTCTGCCGCACACCGCCGCCGATGAAGGTGTGAGCGATAGTGAGAAGCAGTCTTTGCTGACTCACTTGAAGAGCAGCCACAAGGCGAAAGTGGAAGAACCGCGCAAGATTACATTGCAGCGCAAAACCACCAGCACCCTGCGTGTTGCGGGTAGCAAGAGCATCAGCGTTGAAGTACGCAAGAAGAAAGTCTTCGTACAGCGCAGCCCGGAAGAAATCGAAGCCGAGCGTAAACGCGAACTGGAAGAACGTCGCGCAGTAGAAAATGCTGCTCGTCAGAAGGCTGAAGAAGAAGCCAAGCGTCGCGCCGAAGAAGAAGCGCGTCGCCAGCCTGCTGCTGCGCAACCTGCTAACACTGAAGCGGTTGCCGCTCCTGTTGAAGCTGTGCGTGAGGCCGCTCCGGTGGCTGCAGCACCTGCTCCGGCAGCAGATGCCCGCAAGCGCGACGAGCCTCGTCGTCCGGACAAACCACGTGCCGACGATAACAATCGTCGCGGTGGTGGCGGTGATGGCGAGCGCAAAAACGCTCCGCATCGTGCTTCGGTCAAAGAGAAAGCGCCTGCTCCACGCGTTGCCCCACGTACAACCGACGAAGAAAGCGATGGCTTCCGTCGTGGTGGTCGCGGCAAGGCCAAGCTGAAGAAACGCAACGCCCACGGTTTCCAGAGCCCAACCGGCCCTGTCGTGCGTGAAGTGAAGATCGGCGAGACCATCACTGTGGGCGATCTGGCCCAGCAGATGTCGGTCAAGGCTGCTGAAATCATCAAGTTCATGTTCAAGCTGGGCACTCCGGCTACCATCAACCAGGTACTGGACCAGGAAACTGCTCAACTGGTTGCTGAAGAGCTGGGCCACAAAGTGACCCTGGTCAGCGACACCGCCCTGGAAGATTCCCTGGCCGAGTCCCTGAAGTTTGAAGGTGAAGCGGTTTCCCGTGCACCGGTTGTGACCGTAATGGGCCACGTTGACCACGGTAAAACCTCCCTGCTCGACTACATCCGTCGTGCCAAGGTGGCTGCTGGCGAAGCCGGTGGTATTACCCAGCACATCGGCGCTTACCACGTTGAAACCGACCGTGGCATGGTGACGTTCCTCGACACCCCTGGTCACGCCGCGTTTACCGCGATGCGTGCCCGTGGTGCCAAGGCGACCGACATCGTGATCCTGGTGGTTGCAGCGGACGACGGCGTAATGCCACAAACCATCGAAGCCGTTCAGCATGCCAAGGCAGCTGGCGTTCCGCTGGTAGTCGCCGTGAACAAAATCGACAAGCCGGGCGCCGATCTCGATCGCATCCGTAGCGAACTGTCGGTTCACGGCGTGACGTCGGAAGAGTGGGGTGGCGACACTCCATTCGTACCGGTTTCCGCAAAAATGGGTACTGGCGTTGACGAACTGCTTGAAGCCGTTCTGCTGCAAGCCGAAGTCCTGGAACTGACCGCTACCCCATCGGCTCCTGGCCGTGGTGTTGTGGTTGAATCCCGCCTCGACAAAGGCCGTGGCCCGGTTGCGACCGTGCTGGTTCAAGACGGTACCCTGCGCCAAGGCGACATGGTACTGGTCGGTTCGAACTACGGCCGTGTACGTGCCATGCTCGACGAGAACGGTAAGCCAATCAAGGAAGCCGGTCCGGCCATCCCCGTCGAGATTCTCGGCCTGGACGGTACCCCGGACGCTGGCGACGAGATGAGCGTGGTTGCCGACGAGAAGAAAGCCCGTGAAGTGGCTCTGTTCCGTCAAGGCAAGTTCCGTGAGGTCAAGTTGGCCCGTGCTCACGCCGGCAAGCTTGAAAACATCTTCGAGAACATGGGCCAGGAAGAGAAGAAGACGCTTAACATCGTCCTCAAATCTGACGTACGTGGTTCCCTCGAAGCGTTGAACGGCGCCTTGAACGGCCTGGGTAACGACGAAGTGCAAGTGCGTGTTGTCGGTGGCGGTGTCGGTGGTATCACCGAATCCGACGCCAACCTGGCACTGGCTTCCAACGCTGTACTGTTTGGCTTCAACGTGCGTGCCGATGCCGGCGCTCGCAAGATTGTCGAGCAGGAAGGCCTGGACATGCGTTACTACAACGTCATCTACGACATCATCGAAGACGTCAAGAAAGCCCTTACCGGCATGCTTGGCAGTGACGTTCGGGAGAATATCCTGGGTATCGCCGAGGTGCGTGACGTGTTCCGCTCGCCGAAATTCGGTGCGGTTGCCGGCTGCATGGTTGTCGAAGGTACTGTGTACCGTAACCGTCCTATCCGTGTACTGCGTGAAGACATCGTTATTTTCGAAGGCGAGCTGGAATCCCTGCGCCGCTTCAAGGATGACGCGTCTGAAGTACGTGCCGGCATGGAGTGCGGTATCGCGGTCAAGAGCTACAACGACGTCAAGGTTGGCGACAAGATCGAAGTCTTCGAGAAGGTTCAGGTTGCTCGCAGCCTCTGA
- the rbfA gene encoding 30S ribosome-binding factor RbfA, whose amino-acid sequence MAKEYSRTQRIGDQMQRELAQLIRREVKDPRVGLVTITAVEVSRDVGHAKIFITVMGQDSSEEIAQSIKVLNAAAGFLRMQLAREMKLRSVPQLHFHYDESVVRGAHLSALIERAVAEDSQHPSTPEDAKE is encoded by the coding sequence ATGGCAAAAGAATACAGCCGTACCCAGCGTATCGGCGATCAGATGCAGCGCGAGCTGGCTCAACTGATCCGTCGCGAAGTCAAAGACCCGCGCGTTGGCCTGGTCACCATCACCGCTGTGGAAGTGAGTCGCGACGTGGGTCACGCGAAGATCTTCATCACCGTGATGGGGCAGGACAGCAGCGAAGAAATCGCGCAAAGCATCAAGGTGCTTAACGCTGCAGCAGGCTTCCTGCGCATGCAGTTGGCCCGTGAAATGAAGCTGCGCAGCGTTCCTCAGTTGCACTTCCACTACGACGAAAGCGTCGTACGCGGCGCGCACCTGTCGGCATTGATCGAGCGTGCCGTGGCTGAAGACAGCCAGCACCCGTCCACACCTGAAGACGCCAAGGAGTAA
- the truB gene encoding tRNA pseudouridine(55) synthase TruB, with amino-acid sequence MAQVKRIRRNVSGIILLDKPIGFTSNAALQKVRWLLNAEKAGHTGSLDPLATGVLPLCFGEATKFSQYLLDSDKGYETLMQLGKTTTTADAEGDVLQVRDVTVGRADIEAALPAFRGEISQIPPMYSALKRDGQPLYKLARAGEVVEREPRSVTIARLELLACEGDTARLAVDCSKGTYIRTLVEDIGEKLGCGAYVAELRRTQAGPFSLAQTVTLEELEAVHAEGGNEAVDRFLMPSDSGLLDWPLLHFSEHSAFYWLNGQPVRAPDAPKFGMVRVQDHNGRFIGIGEVSEDGRIAPRRLIRSE; translated from the coding sequence GTGGCTCAGGTCAAACGTATCCGTCGCAATGTCAGCGGCATTATTCTGCTCGACAAGCCCATTGGCTTTACCTCCAATGCCGCGCTGCAGAAGGTCCGCTGGCTGCTCAACGCCGAAAAGGCCGGGCACACCGGGAGTCTCGATCCGCTGGCCACCGGTGTATTGCCGTTGTGCTTCGGCGAAGCCACCAAGTTTTCGCAGTACCTGCTCGATTCCGACAAGGGTTACGAAACCCTGATGCAGCTGGGCAAGACCACCACCACGGCCGATGCCGAAGGTGATGTTCTGCAGGTTCGCGATGTGACCGTTGGTCGTGCTGATATTGAGGCTGCTTTACCCGCTTTTCGCGGGGAAATCAGTCAGATACCGCCAATGTACTCGGCCCTCAAGCGTGATGGGCAGCCGCTTTACAAGTTGGCGCGTGCGGGTGAAGTAGTGGAGCGCGAACCGCGTTCTGTTACTATTGCGCGCTTGGAATTGCTCGCCTGTGAAGGCGACACCGCGCGCCTGGCGGTGGACTGCAGCAAAGGCACCTATATCCGTACCCTGGTGGAAGATATCGGTGAAAAGCTCGGTTGCGGCGCGTACGTTGCAGAGCTGCGGCGCACACAGGCCGGCCCTTTCAGCCTGGCACAGACCGTGACCCTGGAAGAGCTGGAAGCGGTGCATGCCGAAGGCGGCAATGAAGCGGTTGATCGCTTTTTGATGCCATCGGACAGTGGGCTGCTGGATTGGCCATTGCTGCACTTCTCGGAGCACAGCGCGTTCTACTGGCTCAACGGCCAGCCGGTACGCGCGCCGGATGCCCCGAAGTTCGGCATGGTGCGGGTACAGGATCATAACGGTCGCTTTATCGGTATCGGTGAAGTGAGCGAAGACGGGCGCATCGCGCCGCGTCGACTGATTCGGTCAGAATGA
- the rpsO gene encoding 30S ribosomal protein S15, whose amino-acid sequence MALDVQEKAQIVADYQQAVGDTGSPEVQVALLTHNINKLQGHFKANGKDHHSRRGLIRMVNQRRKLLDYLKGKDLGRYQALIGRLGLRR is encoded by the coding sequence ATGGCTCTCGACGTTCAAGAAAAAGCACAAATCGTAGCTGACTATCAGCAAGCTGTTGGTGACACTGGTTCGCCAGAAGTGCAAGTTGCACTGCTGACCCACAACATCAACAAGCTGCAAGGTCACTTCAAGGCCAACGGTAAAGACCACCACTCCCGTCGTGGTCTGATCCGCATGGTAAACCAGCGCCGTAAGCTGCTGGACTACCTGAAAGGCAAGGATCTGGGTCGTTATCAGGCTCTGATCGGTCGCCTGGGTCTGCGTCGCTAA
- the pnp gene encoding polyribonucleotide nucleotidyltransferase — protein MNPVIKKFQFGQSTVTLETGRIARQASGAVLVTVDDDVTVLVTVVGAKTADPSKGFFPLSVHYQEKTYAAGKIPGGFFKREGRPSEKETLTSRLIDRPIRPLFPEGFMNEVQVVCTVVSTSKKTDPDIAAMIGTSAALAISGIPFDGPIGAARVAFHESTGYLLNPTYEQLKASSLDMVVAGTSEAVLMVESEAKELTEDQMLGAVLFAHDEFQAVIKAVTELAAEAAKPTWTWAPQAEATELLAAIRSEFGAAISDAYTITVKADRYARLGELKDQVVAKLSGEEGQPSASDVKAAFGEIEYRTVRENIVNGKPRIDGRDTRTVRPLNIEVGVLPKTHGSALFTRGETQALVVATLGTARDAQLLDTLEGEKKDPFMLHYNFPPFSVGECGRMGGAGRREIGHGRLARRSVQAMLPAADVFPYTIRVVSEITESNGSSSMASVCGASLALMDAGVPMKAPVAGIAMGLVKEGEKFAVLTDILGDEDHLGDMDFKVAGTAKGVTALQMDIKIKGITEEIMEIALGQALEARLNILGQMNQIIGQSRTELSENAPTMIAMKIDTDKIRDVIGKGGATIRAICEETKASIDIEDDGSIKIFGETKEAAEAARQRVLGITAEAEIGKIYVGKVERIVDFGAFVNILPGKDGLVHISMLSDARVEKVTDILKEGQEVEVLVLDVDNRGRIKLSIKDVAAAKASGV, from the coding sequence GTGAACCCGGTTATCAAAAAATTTCAGTTCGGTCAGTCGACCGTTACCCTCGAGACAGGCCGTATCGCCCGTCAAGCCTCCGGCGCAGTGCTGGTTACCGTTGATGACGACGTCACCGTATTGGTGACCGTTGTGGGTGCCAAGACCGCTGACCCAAGCAAAGGCTTCTTTCCTCTTTCCGTTCACTACCAGGAAAAGACTTACGCTGCCGGTAAGATCCCTGGCGGTTTCTTCAAGCGTGAAGGCCGTCCTTCCGAGAAAGAAACCCTGACGTCCCGACTGATCGATCGCCCGATCCGTCCACTGTTCCCAGAAGGCTTCATGAACGAAGTGCAGGTTGTCTGCACCGTCGTTTCCACCAGCAAAAAGACCGATCCGGACATCGCTGCGATGATCGGTACCTCGGCTGCCCTGGCCATCTCCGGCATTCCTTTCGATGGCCCGATCGGTGCTGCCCGTGTTGCGTTCCACGAAAGCACCGGCTACCTGCTGAACCCGACTTACGAGCAACTGAAAGCATCGAGCCTGGACATGGTCGTTGCCGGTACCTCGGAAGCCGTACTGATGGTTGAATCGGAAGCCAAAGAGCTGACCGAAGACCAAATGCTGGGCGCTGTATTGTTTGCCCACGACGAGTTCCAGGCCGTTATCAAAGCGGTCACCGAGCTGGCTGCCGAAGCCGCCAAGCCAACCTGGACCTGGGCGCCACAGGCTGAAGCGACCGAGCTGCTGGCCGCGATCCGTTCCGAGTTCGGTGCTGCCATCTCCGACGCCTACACCATCACCGTCAAGGCCGACCGCTACGCTCGCCTGGGCGAGCTGAAGGATCAGGTTGTGGCCAAGCTGTCCGGCGAAGAAGGCCAGCCTTCCGCCAGCGACGTCAAGGCAGCTTTCGGCGAAATCGAATACCGCACCGTTCGCGAAAACATCGTTAACGGCAAGCCACGTATCGACGGTCGCGACACCCGCACCGTGCGTCCGCTGAACATTGAAGTCGGCGTCCTGCCGAAGACTCACGGTTCGGCTCTGTTCACCCGTGGTGAAACTCAGGCGCTGGTTGTTGCAACGCTGGGCACCGCCCGTGACGCGCAACTGCTGGACACGTTGGAAGGCGAGAAAAAAGACCCCTTCATGCTGCACTACAACTTCCCTCCTTTCTCGGTGGGCGAGTGTGGTCGCATGGGCGGTGCCGGTCGTCGCGAAATCGGTCACGGCCGTCTGGCTCGTCGTTCGGTTCAGGCCATGCTGCCGGCTGCTGACGTGTTCCCTTACACCATCCGCGTGGTATCGGAAATCACCGAATCCAACGGTTCCAGCTCCATGGCTTCCGTGTGCGGTGCTTCCCTGGCGCTGATGGACGCTGGCGTACCGATGAAGGCACCGGTTGCCGGTATCGCCATGGGCCTGGTTAAAGAAGGCGAGAAGTTCGCCGTCCTGACCGACATCCTGGGCGACGAAGACCACCTGGGCGACATGGACTTCAAAGTAGCCGGTACCGCCAAAGGTGTGACCGCGCTGCAGATGGACATCAAGATCAAGGGCATCACCGAAGAGATCATGGAAATCGCCCTGGGCCAAGCCCTGGAAGCGCGCCTGAACATCCTCGGCCAGATGAACCAGATCATTGGTCAGTCGCGTACCGAGCTGTCGGAAAATGCCCCGACCATGATCGCGATGAAGATCGACACCGACAAAATCCGTGACGTTATCGGTAAAGGCGGCGCGACCATTCGTGCAATCTGCGAAGAAACCAAGGCCTCGATCGATATCGAAGACGACGGTTCGATCAAGATCTTCGGTGAAACCAAGGAAGCTGCGGAAGCCGCGCGTCAGCGCGTGCTGGGTATCACTGCGGAAGCCGAGATCGGCAAGATCTACGTCGGTAAGGTTGAGCGCATCGTCGACTTCGGCGCATTCGTCAACATCCTGCCAGGCAAGGACGGTCTGGTTCACATCTCCATGCTGAGCGATGCTCGCGTTGAAAAAGTGACCGACATCCTCAAGGAAGGCCAGGAAGTGGAAGTGCTGGTACTGGACGTGGACAACCGCGGCCGTATCAAACTGTCCATCAAAGACGTGGCAGCGGCCAAAGCTTCGGGTGTTTAA
- a CDS encoding BON domain-containing protein — translation MKKFALATATATALTLAMANAAFAQPTQAPMTLAAGEMTKAKESTSDTWITTKVKADLLTEKGIPGSDIKVETNKGVVSLSSDVAISDSQKATAVAITKKIKGVTAVSADGLLAGGAVKADNIDKSKDATSDTWITTKVKADLVTEKGIPGTDIKVETNKGVVSLSSATPVTESQKATAVAITKKIKGVKAVSADGLKAE, via the coding sequence ATGAAGAAGTTCGCTCTCGCTACCGCAACAGCTACCGCTCTGACCCTGGCCATGGCTAACGCCGCCTTCGCCCAACCTACCCAGGCGCCAATGACTCTGGCTGCTGGCGAGATGACCAAGGCTAAAGAGTCCACTTCGGATACCTGGATCACCACCAAAGTCAAAGCTGACTTGCTGACTGAAAAAGGCATTCCAGGTTCGGACATCAAGGTTGAAACCAACAAAGGCGTGGTTTCCCTGTCTTCCGACGTAGCTATCTCGGACTCGCAGAAAGCGACTGCCGTAGCCATCACCAAGAAAATCAAAGGCGTAACCGCTGTTTCCGCTGACGGCCTGTTGGCTGGCGGCGCTGTCAAAGCCGATAACATCGACAAATCCAAAGATGCCACTTCGGACACCTGGATCACTACCAAAGTGAAGGCTGATCTGGTTACCGAAAAAGGTATTCCTGGTACCGACATCAAGGTTGAAACCAACAAAGGCGTGGTTTCCCTGTCGTCCGCTACCCCAGTGACCGAATCGCAGAAAGCCACTGCTGTTGCGATCACCAAGAAAATCAAAGGCGTTAAAGCTGTATCGGCCGACGGCCTGAAAGCTGAGTAA